ACCGAACCCGGTGCGACGTCGGTGCCGTGCGAGCCGAGGATTCCACCCAACGACTCCCTCCACGCCGCCGAGGCAGGAGCACTCAGCTCGGCGCCCGGCCGTGCCGGGTCCCCACCCGAGGCCGGCCGCGGCGCGGCGCCCGGAGCTCCGCCTGCCGCCGGGGATCGTGGCGTCCGGCGGCTGCTGCGCGAGGCCGCCGCCGCGAGTTTCGTCCTGCTGGAGAACCGGGGGGCGCTGCCGCTGGACCCCGGAGCGCTGGCCTCGGTCGCCGTCATCGGTACGCACGCCCGGGACCCCCGCGCCCAGGGCGGCGGTAGCTCGGAAGTGTTCCCGCACGGGGTCGTCGCCCCGCTGGCGGGACTGCGGGCAGCCCTGCCCGCACATGTGCGCGTGGGCTACGAGCCGGGCCCGCCGCCGGAGGGCTCAGGGGGCCCGGGCCCGCTCGGCGCACGGTACGCCCGCGACCCGGAGACCAGGGCCCCGGGCGTACGGCTGCGCGTACTCGACGCCGCGGGGGCCGTGCTGTACTCCGCACACCAGCCGTCGGGCCGGGTCCTGGAGCCCGGACTGCCCCCGGGCGCCCGAACCGTCGAACTGGCCGCGGTCCTCCACCCGGACACGACCGGCCCCTGGACCCTCGGTCTCGGGGGCTTCGGCGCACTCAGCCTTGCCGTCGAGGGGACACCGCTGCTGGAAGGCGAGTTCCCGCCCGCCACGGACGACCCGGCCGTCATCCACGTACGGCCGCCGCAGCAGACCGCCCGCATCCACCTCACCGCCGACCGCCCCGTGGAGGTCCACGCCCGCCGCGAACTGGTCCCCGGCACCGGTCGGGCCACCGTCCTGACCGCCTCACCACCCGCCCCCGACGCCACCGCCGCCCTCGCAGCCGCGGTGGAGGCCGCCCGGGACGCAGACGTGGCCCTCGTCTGCGTCGGCACCACCGAAGGCGACGAGTGCGAGGGCAACGACCGCACGACCCTGCGACTTCCCGTACCCAGGACCGGTTGGTGCGCGAGGTCATCCGCGCCAACCCCCGCACGCTGGTCGTCGTCAACAGCGGTGGCCCCGTAGAGCTTCCGTGGCGCGCCGAGGCCGCCGCCGTCCTGCTGACCTGGTTCCCCGGCCAGGAAGCCGGCCACGCACTCGCCGACGTACTGCTCGGCCGCGCCGAACCGGGCGGCCGGCTCCCCACCACCTGGCCCGGAACCGTTGCCGACGCCCCCATCCGCGCCACCCGGCCCACGGACGGAGTCCTCCCGTACGAGGAGGGACTGCACATCGGCTACCGCGCCTGGCTGCGCGCGGGCACGAGCCCGGCGTACTGGTTCGGCCACGGTCTCGGCTACACGACCTGGCAGTACGAGCGCATCGGTCCGCCCGAACCTGCTCCGGACGGCGGTTGCGTGGTCCCCGTCATGCTCCGCAACACCGGCTCCCGGGCAGGCAGGGAGGTCGTCCAGCTCTACCTGGCGCGCCCCGGCTCGGCGGTCGACCGGCCGGTGCGCTGGCTCGCGGGCTGGGCGGCCGTCGAGGCCGAGCCGCAGGAGCGGGTGACGGCGCGTCCCCGCATCCCCGCCCGCGCCTTGCAGCACTGGTCCCCGGCGGCCCGTGCCTGGGAGCGTGAACCGGGCCGGTTCACCGTCCTCGCGGGACCCGACGCAGCCCGACTGCCCCTGCGGACCCACCTCGACGTCTCATAGCGAGACCCGGCCGCTACAGTGCCGCCATGGACACGGGGCGGCGTACGGGAGAGAGCACGGGCGTGGGGGCGAGCCCGACGCTGGAGGACGTGGCCCGCAGGGCCGGAGTGTCCCGGGCGACCGTGTCCCGTGTGGTCAACGGGGTGCGGAACGTCGACCCGGACATTGCGCAGGCGGTCCAGCAGGCCGTCACCGCGACCGGTTACGTGCCCAACCGGGCTGCCCGCTCCCTGGTCACCCGCCGCTCCGGCACCGTCGCCCTGGTCATCTCCGGCGCGGACTCGAGGTCCGCCGGCGCGCGGGACGAGTTCGCGGCCGGGGTGTTCCAGGACCCCTTCTTCGGGCGCGTGGTCAGCGGAGTCGTGCGGGCGCTGCGACCGAAGGGCATGCACCCGTTGCTCATGTTCGCCGACAACGCCGAGGACCGCGCCGAGGTGGTCGCGCACCTGACGCAGGGCAGCGCCGACGGGGCCCTGCTCGTGACCACCCGTCCCCGCGATCCGCTGCCCGGAGTGCTCGCGGCGGCCCGGCTGCCGGCGGTGCTGTTCGCGAGACCGCCGGCCGGGGTTCTGCTCGACCACGTGGATGTGCGGCACCGCGAAGGCGGGTCACTGGCGGCGCGGCACCTGCAGGCTCTAGGACGCGGCCGACTCGTTGCGATAGGGGGTCCGGCGGCCCTGCCGGCGAGTCGGGAACGGGTGGCGGGGTTCCGGGAGGCGGCGCGCGGCGGGGAGGTCCGGGTGGCCGAGGGGGACTTCACCCTCGACGGGGGCGAGCGGGCGATGCGGAGCCTGCTTGCCGAACAGCCCGCTCTCGACGGGGTGTTCGCCGCCAACGACCTGATGGCGCAGGGAGCCTGCCTGGTACTGCGCGAGCACGGCCGCCGGATTCCGGACGACGTGGCGGTGGTCGGCTTCGACGACTCCGGCGCGGCGGCGGCCTGCCGGCCGAGGCTGACGACCGTGAGGCAGCCGGTGGAGGACATGGCGGCCGAGATGGTCCGACTGCTCCTGCACCGTGTCGCGGGCGCGTCGGACACGGGGCCGGCGTCGGTGTTGTTCGCGCCCCACCTGGTAGTGCGCGACTCGGCGTGAACGCCCCGGGGCTGATACCTGGCCCCCGCCTGGAGCTGGTCCTGCGGCGGCCGCCCGGCGGTGCAAAGGCGTCGGGGCTTCGCGCCAAAGTGCCCCGCGTGCTCGGTGGTGGGGCCGGCAGGCCGGCGTCCGGTCACGCGCGGCGGGGCGTCGTTTCGCCGCGGACGCGCAGGGCCGTGCGCCAGGCCGGGGGCTCGATGTGGGGCTGGGGTGCCGTGCGGCGGCCGCCCGTGGCGAAGAAGGCGGACAGCGGGAGCGTCGCCGCGCCGACCGTCACGGCGTCCGGCCCCAGGGAGCCCATGCCGATGGCGACCCGGCCGGCGGGATGACGCAGCGAGTACCGGGTCGTGTGCTCACGTACCGCCGCAAGGATGTGGGGGCCCAGCACCAGGCCCGCCCAGCCGCCGATCAGGATGCGCTCCGGCTGGAAGAGGTTGATGAGGCCGGACAGACCCGCCCCCAGGTATTCCGCGGTCTCCTCCAGCACCTCCAGCGCGACGGGGTCCTCCGTACGGGCCGCCGCCAGCAGCGCCGAGAGGGCCTCCTCCTCGTCCACGGAGTCCACCGGGCCGCCGCCCCGCTCCGCCCACCGCGCCAGCAGCGACTCCGCCCCCGTATAGGCTTCCAGGCAGCCCAGACCCCCGCACCGGCAGCGCCTGCCGCGCACCGAGACCGTGAGGTGCCCGCACTCCAGCGGCATCCCCTCCGTCGTCCCGCCGTCCGGCGAGCCGTCGGTGATCAGGCTCGCGCCGACGCCCGACCCGAACAGCACGACCAGCGCCTCCCGGGCGCCGCGCCCCGCCCCGAACCACATTTCCGCCTGGCCGAGGGTTCGCGCGCCGTTGTCGATGATGTAGGGGACCTCGTTCGGCACGGCTCCGGTGGCGCGCAGCAGCTCTTCCAGCGGTACGGCGTCCCAGCCGATGGTCTGGCCGTGTACCACGGTCCCGCCCGGTGCGCCCCGTTCGACGATGCCGGGCACTCCGACGCCCACGCCCAGCAGCCGCTCGGCGCCGATGGCCGCCTCGGCGAGTACGGCGGCGATCCCGTCCTTGATGTGGGCGACGATGGGGCCCACGTCGTAACAGCCGCGTGGCAGCAGCGGCATTTCGGCGCGGGCCAGTTCTCTCAAGGTCAGGTCGAACAGCTCGACACGGACGCGGGTCTCGCCGACGTCGACGCCGATCATGTGCGCACTGCCCGGGGCCACGCGCAGCAGCGTGCGGGGGCGGCCGCCGTCGGAGTCGACGACGCCGGCTTCCTCCAGGAATCCGTCGGTGACGAGCTCTCCGACGACATTGCTGACGGATCCGGAGCTCAGCCCCGTGGCGGGCCCCAGCTCCTGGCGGCTCATCGGCCCGCCGAAGTACAGACGTTGGAGGACGGCGCTCCGATTGCCCCGCCGCAGGTCCCGTACCGTTCGCCCGCTACGTCCCGTGGTCATCCGGCCCCTTCCGCAGTGGCATCGCTCGCAACATACCGTTGTGCGAGCCCTTGACGCGACCCTTTCACAGAGCTTAACTCACGTCCTAAATTAAGGCCTGGACGGAGTGCGCCGCGTCGGCCTTCCCGCATCCCGCCGAAAGGGACCGAGCCGCCATGCGCAGAACCCGGGTCGCTGCCGCCGCCGTCACAGTCTCCCTCCTCGCCACCGCCGCCACTGCCTGCGGCGGCGGGTCGACGGACAGCGGGGGCGGTTCCAACACCGCCCCCCAGGAGCTCACATACTGGGCCTCCAACCAGGGGCCCGACATCGCGGCGGACCAGGCCGCGCTCGCTCCCGAGCTGAAGAAGTTCGAACAGCAGACCGGCATCAAGGTCAAGCTGGAAGTCGTCCCCTGGGCCGACCTGCTCAACCGGATCCTCGCCGCCACCGCCTCCGGCCAGGGCCCGGACGTCCTCAACATCGGCAATACCTGGTCCTCCTCCCTCCAGGCCACCGGAGCGCTGCTGCCCTGGGACACCGAGAACTTCCGGGCGATCGGCGGCCGGGACCGCTTCGTCGAAGCCGCCATCGGATCGGCCGGTGCGTCCGGCAAGGACCCGGCAGCCGTCCCGCTCTACTCGATGTCCTACGCGCTCTACTACAACAAGAAGATGTTCCAGGAGGCAGGCATCGAAAAGCCGCCGGCCACCTGGGACGAGATGGTCACCGTCGGCCAGAAGCTGTCCAAGGACGGCAAGTGGGCGCTGGGCGCCGAGGGCTCGAACCTCTCCAACAACATCCACCAGGCCTTCGTGCTCTCCAAACAGCACGGCGCCGCGTTCTTCGACACCGCCGGCAAGCCCACCTTCGACACCCCCGCCAACGTCGAGGCCGTCAAGCAGTACGTCGACCTGATGGCCAAGGACAAGATCATCGCGCCGGGCAACGCCGAGTACGACACGAACCAGTCCCTCCAGGACTTCGCCAACGGCAAGACCGCAATGGTCCTGTGGCAGAGCGCCGCCAGCAGTTTCAAGGCGCACGGCATGAAGGAGGGCGACTGGGGCGTTGCCCCCGTTCCCGTCCCGGCCGGCGGCGCCCCCGGCACCGGAAAGAACACCAACTCCATGGTCGCCGGCATCAACATGGCCGTCTTCAAGAACACCGACAACATCGACGGCTCCCTGAAGTTCGTGAAGTTCATGACCAGCGACGAAGAACAGAGGCTCCTGAACAAGACCTACGGCTCCATCCCGCCGGTCAAGGCCGCCCAGAACGACCCCGCCTTCGCCACCGAGGACCTCACCGTGCTCCGCACCACCCTCGCCACCAGCGCCGCCCCGCTGCCGCAGGTTCCCGAGGAGTCGCAGTTCGAGACCACCGTCGGCACCGCCGTCAAGGAGCTCTTCGCCGACGCCGCGGCCGGTCGCCCGGTGACCTCCGAGTCGGTCAAGGCGAAGCTCACCAAGGCCCAGCAGCAGATGTCGAACTGAGCCCCGCCCGATGACTTCCGCACCCACCGTGATCCCGCCCGATACCACCCCGCCAGGGACGCTGCGCCGCGCGGTCGGCGGCGGCCGCCCGCCCGGACGGCTGCGCCGCGCAGCCCTGCCCTACCTCCTCCTCCTGCCTGCGCTCCTCCTCGAACTGCTCATCCACCTCGTCCCGATGGTGATGGGCATCCTGATGAGCTTCCGCCGGCTCACCCAGTTCTTCATCCGGGACTGGTCCGGCGCTCCCTGGACGGGCTTCGACAACTACCGACTCGCCGTGGACGTCAACCGGCCCGTCGGCGAGGCCCTGCTCGGATCCTTCCTGACGACCTGCCTGTTCACCCTGCTCTCCGTGGCCCTGTGTTGGCTGCTCGGCACCGCGGCCGCCGTGTTTATGCAGGAGGCATTCCGCGGCCGAGGCTTCCTGCGGGCCCTGTTCCTGGTCCCGTACGCCCTGCCCGTCTACGCGGCCGTGATCACCTGGGCTTTCATGTTCCAGCGCGACAACGGCCTGGTGAACCACGTCCTGCACGACCAGCTCGGCATCGGAGGAACCGCGCACACCTTCTGGCTCCTGGGCGACAACAGTTTCTGGGCCCTGCTGACGGTGTCCGTGTGGAAGGGCTGGCCGTTCGCGTTCCTCATCGTCATGGCCGCCCTGCAGAACATCCCCAAGGACCTCTACGAGGCCGCTGCACTGGATGGAGCGGGCATCTGGCAGCAGATCCGCCGCATCACCCTGCCATCGGTCGGCGCCGTGAACCAGGTCCTGGTCCTGGTGCTGTTTCTGTGGACCTTCAACGACTTCAACACGCCATTCGTGCTGTTCGGCAAGTCCGCACCCCAGGCAGCGGACCTGATATCCGTCCACATCTACCAGTCCAGCTTCGTGACCTGGAACTTCGGCACCGGGTCGGCCATGTCGGTGCTGCTGCTCCTCTTCCTCCTGCTGGTCACCGCCGTCTACCTGCTCGTCACCACCCGCGGCCGGAGGGAAGCCGATGCCCGCTAGAGCCCGCAGCCCGCTCGATCCGCCCACCTCCTTCCGGGTGATCCGGGCCGTCTTCCTGACCCTGCTCGCAGGCTTCGTGCTCCTGCCCGTCTACGTGATGGTCACCAGCTCCCTCAAGCCGCTCCAGGACGTCTCGGGCCAGTTCCGGTGGATCCCCACCGGGCTGACCGTCCGCCCCTATATCGACATCTGGCACACTGTCCCGCTCGCCGAGTACTTCGTGAACTCCCTGATCGTGGCGGGAGCAGCGACCGTCTGCTCCGTGGTCATCGCAGTGTTCGCCGCCTACGCCGTCAGCCGCTACCGCTTCCGCGGCAAGCGCCTGTTCACGGTGACCGTGCTGTCCACCCAGATGTTCCCGGGGATCCTCTTCCTGCTCCCGCTGTTCCTGATCTTCGTCAACATCGGCAACAGCACCGGGGTCGCCCTCTACGGCTCCCGTGGCGGGCTCATCCTCACCTACCTCACCTTCTCCCTGCCCTTCTCCATCTGGATGCTCATCGGCTACTTCGACTCGGTGCCCCGAGACCTCGACGAGGCGGCCACCGTCGACGGCTGCGGCCCGCTCGGCGCACTGTTCCGCGTCGTGATCCCCGCAGCGGTCCCCGGCATCGTCGCCGTCGCCGTCTACGCCTTCATGACCGCCTGGGGCGAAGTGCTCTTCGCCTCCGTCATGACGAACGACGCCACCCGCACCCTCGCCGTCGGACTGCAGGGCTACTCCACGCAGAACGACGTCTACTGGAACCAGATCATGGCCGCCTCACTCGTCGTCAGCATCCCCGTCGTCGCCGGCTTCCTGCTGCTGCAGAAGTACCTGGTGGCCGGACTCACGGCAGGAGCCGTCAAATGACCCTTTCCGAAAGCCTCCCCCTGACCGGGCGCGGGGCCGCCGACGACGCCGTCGGGCACCCGGCCACCGAGGACGCCCTCGATCTGGCCGCCCTCCCCGCCGACTTCGCCTGGGGCACCGCCACCTCCGCCTACCAGATCGAGGGAGCGGTCGATGAGGACGGCCGCGCCCCCTCCATCTGGGACACCTTCAGCCGTGTCCCCGGCGCCATCGACAACGGCCACACCGGCGACACCGCCTGCGACCACTACCACCGCTGGCCCGAGGACATCGCCCTGATGCGGGACCTCGGTACCAACGCCTACCG
This Streptomyces sp. NBC_00539 DNA region includes the following protein-coding sequences:
- a CDS encoding carbohydrate ABC transporter permease — its product is MPARARSPLDPPTSFRVIRAVFLTLLAGFVLLPVYVMVTSSLKPLQDVSGQFRWIPTGLTVRPYIDIWHTVPLAEYFVNSLIVAGAATVCSVVIAVFAAYAVSRYRFRGKRLFTVTVLSTQMFPGILFLLPLFLIFVNIGNSTGVALYGSRGGLILTYLTFSLPFSIWMLIGYFDSVPRDLDEAATVDGCGPLGALFRVVIPAAVPGIVAVAVYAFMTAWGEVLFASVMTNDATRTLAVGLQGYSTQNDVYWNQIMAASLVVSIPVVAGFLLLQKYLVAGLTAGAVK
- a CDS encoding carbohydrate ABC transporter permease; this translates as MTSAPTVIPPDTTPPGTLRRAVGGGRPPGRLRRAALPYLLLLPALLLELLIHLVPMVMGILMSFRRLTQFFIRDWSGAPWTGFDNYRLAVDVNRPVGEALLGSFLTTCLFTLLSVALCWLLGTAAAVFMQEAFRGRGFLRALFLVPYALPVYAAVITWAFMFQRDNGLVNHVLHDQLGIGGTAHTFWLLGDNSFWALLTVSVWKGWPFAFLIVMAALQNIPKDLYEAAALDGAGIWQQIRRITLPSVGAVNQVLVLVLFLWTFNDFNTPFVLFGKSAPQAADLISVHIYQSSFVTWNFGTGSAMSVLLLLFLLLVTAVYLLVTTRGRREADAR
- a CDS encoding LacI family DNA-binding transcriptional regulator; translated protein: MDTGRRTGESTGVGASPTLEDVARRAGVSRATVSRVVNGVRNVDPDIAQAVQQAVTATGYVPNRAARSLVTRRSGTVALVISGADSRSAGARDEFAAGVFQDPFFGRVVSGVVRALRPKGMHPLLMFADNAEDRAEVVAHLTQGSADGALLVTTRPRDPLPGVLAAARLPAVLFARPPAGVLLDHVDVRHREGGSLAARHLQALGRGRLVAIGGPAALPASRERVAGFREAARGGEVRVAEGDFTLDGGERAMRSLLAEQPALDGVFAANDLMAQGACLVLREHGRRIPDDVAVVGFDDSGAAAACRPRLTTVRQPVEDMAAEMVRLLLHRVAGASDTGPASVLFAPHLVVRDSA
- a CDS encoding ABC transporter substrate-binding protein, producing the protein MRRTRVAAAAVTVSLLATAATACGGGSTDSGGGSNTAPQELTYWASNQGPDIAADQAALAPELKKFEQQTGIKVKLEVVPWADLLNRILAATASGQGPDVLNIGNTWSSSLQATGALLPWDTENFRAIGGRDRFVEAAIGSAGASGKDPAAVPLYSMSYALYYNKKMFQEAGIEKPPATWDEMVTVGQKLSKDGKWALGAEGSNLSNNIHQAFVLSKQHGAAFFDTAGKPTFDTPANVEAVKQYVDLMAKDKIIAPGNAEYDTNQSLQDFANGKTAMVLWQSAASSFKAHGMKEGDWGVAPVPVPAGGAPGTGKNTNSMVAGINMAVFKNTDNIDGSLKFVKFMTSDEEQRLLNKTYGSIPPVKAAQNDPAFATEDLTVLRTTLATSAAPLPQVPEESQFETTVGTAVKELFADAAAGRPVTSESVKAKLTKAQQQMSN
- a CDS encoding ROK family transcriptional regulator — its product is MTTGRSGRTVRDLRRGNRSAVLQRLYFGGPMSRQELGPATGLSSGSVSNVVGELVTDGFLEEAGVVDSDGGRPRTLLRVAPGSAHMIGVDVGETRVRVELFDLTLRELARAEMPLLPRGCYDVGPIVAHIKDGIAAVLAEAAIGAERLLGVGVGVPGIVERGAPGGTVVHGQTIGWDAVPLEELLRATGAVPNEVPYIIDNGARTLGQAEMWFGAGRGAREALVVLFGSGVGASLITDGSPDGGTTEGMPLECGHLTVSVRGRRCRCGGLGCLEAYTGAESLLARWAERGGGPVDSVDEEEALSALLAAARTEDPVALEVLEETAEYLGAGLSGLINLFQPERILIGGWAGLVLGPHILAAVREHTTRYSLRHPAGRVAIGMGSLGPDAVTVGAATLPLSAFFATGGRRTAPQPHIEPPAWRTALRVRGETTPRRA